The Myxococcota bacterium genome contains a region encoding:
- a CDS encoding iron-sulfur cluster assembly protein, with protein MEPEANEPAGLDHDTIVEAPDALKTVGDEIIQQLKTVYDPEIPVDIFELGLIYKVKLDDAGGAAIKMTLTSPMCPAAEELPPEVETKARNVEGVTSVVLDLVWDPPWNPQMMSEAAKLELGML; from the coding sequence ATGGAACCCGAGGCGAACGAACCCGCCGGTCTCGACCACGACACGATCGTCGAAGCGCCGGACGCTCTGAAGACTGTCGGCGACGAGATCATCCAGCAGCTGAAGACGGTCTACGACCCGGAGATCCCGGTCGACATCTTCGAGCTCGGCCTGATCTACAAGGTCAAGCTCGACGACGCCGGCGGTGCGGCGATCAAGATGACCCTGACGTCGCCGATGTGTCCGGCCGCCGAGGAGCTGCCGCCGGAGGTCGAGACGAAGGCGCGCAACGTCGAAGGCGTGACATCGGTCGTGCTCGATCTCGTCTGGGACCCGCCGTGGAATCCGCAGATGATGTCCGAAGCGGCGAAACTCGAGCTCGGCATGCTCTGA
- a CDS encoding alpha/beta fold hydrolase: MKALVGFVLAGGLLLGVLSGFVDRVLFQPSPGVDITPEALGISAESLFLETRDGVRVHAFYLPGAPRRDRALLFLHGNAGNASHRLPNAAQLARLGSDVLLLDYRGYGLSEGTPSEAGTAEDARAALAHLTTERGFAPERIVLFGRSLGGAVAVELAQDRPLAGVILESTFTSVADMARTLLGPLGAAIRGFPSDERVGQLRAPLLSFHGDRDEIVPFALGQRLFEVAPEPKSFETIVGAGHNDTVEVGGAPYFARIERFLDAVAPPATPGEAKPNEAPE, translated from the coding sequence GTGAAGGCGCTCGTCGGCTTCGTCTTGGCGGGAGGACTGCTCTTGGGAGTGCTGTCGGGGTTCGTCGATCGGGTGCTCTTCCAACCCAGCCCGGGCGTCGACATCACGCCGGAAGCGCTCGGCATCTCCGCCGAATCGCTCTTCCTCGAAACCCGCGACGGCGTGCGGGTGCACGCGTTCTACCTGCCCGGCGCGCCGCGGCGCGATCGCGCCCTGCTCTTCCTCCACGGGAACGCGGGGAACGCGAGCCATCGGCTCCCGAACGCGGCCCAGCTCGCCCGCCTCGGGTCCGACGTGCTGCTCCTCGACTACCGCGGCTACGGGCTCAGTGAGGGAACACCGAGCGAAGCGGGGACCGCCGAGGACGCGCGCGCCGCACTCGCACACCTCACGACCGAGCGCGGCTTCGCGCCCGAACGCATCGTGCTCTTCGGACGCTCGCTGGGCGGTGCCGTGGCTGTGGAGCTGGCCCAGGATCGCCCCCTCGCCGGTGTGATCCTCGAGAGCACCTTCACGAGCGTCGCCGACATGGCGCGCACCCTGCTCGGCCCGCTCGGCGCCGCGATCCGCGGTTTCCCGTCGGATGAGCGCGTGGGCCAGCTGCGCGCGCCGCTGCTCTCCTTCCACGGGGACCGCGACGAGATCGTGCCCTTCGCGCTCGGCCAGCGCCTGTTCGAGGTCGCGCCCGAACCGAAGAGCTTCGAGACGATCGTCGGCGCGGGCCACAACGACACCGTGGAGGTCGGGGGTGCGCCGTATTTCGCGCGCATCGAGCGTTTCCTCGATGCGGTGGCACCCCCCGCTACACCTGGCGAAGCGAAACCCAACGAGGCTCCCGAATGA
- a CDS encoding proline--tRNA ligase, which translates to MRWSEAFIPTLRDDPADAEAVSHKLLVRAGYVRQLMAGAYSLLPLAQRVCHKITNIVREEMDHIGAQEFKLPALHPADLWKQSGRWEAMGDEMFRLVDRKGADTALGMTHEEVFATLATELRSYKQLPQIWYQIQTKFRDEPRPKSGVLRVREFTMKDSYSLDVAQDGLDSAFQRHFEAYRRIFGRCGVEVLAVEASSGSMGGSESIEFMVESDAGEDLVATCGTCGYAANVEKATSQLPQIDDGAGAEAPEKFATPGIKTIDALANFEGGAPADRQIKTLVYVVDGGTVLLLVRGDHALSEQKLLDQVEAQEIRPANEAEIRAALGASAGSLGAVGVDQLTVIADFALDERRNMTTGANEDGFHLRGVDVQRDLSVKYWLDLREVSEGEGCPSCGDPLRVVKTIEVGHIFKLGTRYSEAMGANVQDESGQNRPVIMGSYGIGIERGMAAVVERCHDENGIVWPVSVAPYEVVVTVVKPKDEATSEAGGQIYDALVAAGIEVLLDDREERPGVKFKDADLIGIPYRVTVGPKGVAEGKAEIVRRRGGDARQVDLQKAAATVAEAVLEERSFAPNA; encoded by the coding sequence GTGCGCTGGTCCGAGGCCTTCATTCCCACCCTGCGCGACGACCCCGCCGATGCCGAGGCGGTGAGTCACAAGTTGCTCGTGCGCGCGGGCTACGTACGTCAGCTGATGGCGGGTGCGTACTCGCTCCTGCCGCTCGCTCAGCGGGTGTGTCACAAGATCACGAACATCGTTCGCGAAGAGATGGACCACATCGGCGCCCAGGAGTTCAAGCTGCCGGCGCTGCACCCGGCCGACCTGTGGAAGCAGTCGGGTCGTTGGGAAGCGATGGGCGACGAGATGTTCCGTCTCGTCGACCGCAAGGGCGCCGACACGGCGCTCGGCATGACCCACGAAGAGGTCTTCGCGACGCTGGCGACCGAGCTGCGCAGCTACAAGCAGCTGCCTCAGATCTGGTACCAGATCCAGACGAAGTTCCGCGACGAGCCGCGTCCGAAGTCGGGCGTCTTGCGCGTGCGCGAGTTCACCATGAAGGACTCGTACTCGCTCGACGTCGCGCAGGACGGTCTGGACTCGGCCTTCCAGCGGCACTTCGAGGCCTACCGTCGGATCTTCGGTCGCTGCGGCGTCGAAGTGCTCGCCGTCGAAGCGTCGTCGGGAAGCATGGGCGGGAGCGAATCGATCGAGTTCATGGTCGAGAGCGACGCGGGCGAAGACCTCGTCGCGACCTGCGGGACCTGCGGCTACGCGGCGAACGTCGAGAAGGCGACGTCCCAGCTCCCCCAGATCGACGACGGCGCCGGCGCGGAGGCCCCCGAGAAGTTCGCGACGCCCGGCATCAAGACCATCGACGCCTTGGCGAACTTCGAGGGCGGTGCGCCCGCTGATCGTCAGATCAAGACGCTCGTCTACGTCGTCGACGGTGGGACCGTCCTGCTGCTGGTGCGCGGCGACCATGCGCTCTCGGAGCAGAAGCTGTTGGACCAGGTCGAGGCCCAGGAGATCCGGCCCGCCAACGAGGCCGAGATCCGCGCCGCGCTCGGCGCGAGCGCCGGTAGCCTCGGCGCCGTCGGCGTCGACCAGCTCACGGTGATCGCCGACTTCGCGCTCGATGAGCGCCGCAACATGACGACGGGTGCCAACGAGGACGGCTTCCACCTGCGCGGCGTCGACGTGCAGCGAGACCTGTCGGTGAAGTACTGGCTCGACTTGCGCGAAGTCTCGGAAGGCGAAGGCTGCCCGAGCTGTGGCGACCCGCTGCGTGTGGTGAAGACCATCGAGGTCGGCCACATCTTCAAGCTGGGCACGAGGTACAGCGAGGCGATGGGCGCGAACGTCCAGGACGAGTCGGGCCAGAACCGGCCGGTGATCATGGGCTCCTATGGCATCGGCATCGAGCGCGGCATGGCCGCGGTGGTCGAACGCTGCCACGACGAGAACGGCATCGTGTGGCCGGTTTCGGTGGCGCCCTACGAGGTCGTCGTCACGGTGGTGAAGCCGAAGGACGAGGCCACGAGCGAGGCGGGCGGTCAGATCTACGACGCGCTCGTGGCGGCGGGGATCGAGGTGCTGCTCGACGATCGTGAGGAACGGCCGGGCGTGAAGTTCAAGGATGCCGATCTGATCGGGATTCCGTATCGCGTAACGGTCGGGCCGAAGGGGGTCGCCGAAGGAAAGGCCGAGATCGTGCGTCGCCGCGGCGGAGACGCGCGCCAGGTCGATCTGCAGAAGGCGGCTGCGACGGTGGCCGAGGCGGTGCTCGAAGAGCGGTCGTTCGCGCCGAACGCCTAG
- a CDS encoding NAD(P)H-binding protein, which yields MSETSPLLVTGANGHLGRRICQRIADSASGRPVRALVRSERAAGQLQALPDAARPEIRIVDYADASQLSEAATGCDAAIHLVGILKETKHNRYENAHERPCEALAQAAEAAGLRRVVSLSILGSDERSSNACLASRARADSILLAAKTPAVVIRVPMVLGEGDAASAALLRQSKGPSTKLVRGGATLEQPIAARDVVSALLAAVDRPGIEDRVLDLAGPESLSHRELVLRAANVLGTEVTIGSLPGAAAKGFAWLMEKLSSDPPLTSAMLGVLEHDDQIDPSPACEQLGITLTPLDDALREAFAETPA from the coding sequence GTGAGCGAGACCTCCCCCCTCCTCGTCACGGGCGCCAACGGCCACCTGGGTCGTCGGATCTGCCAGCGCATCGCCGATTCCGCGAGCGGCCGACCGGTGCGCGCGCTGGTGCGCTCGGAACGCGCGGCGGGGCAGCTGCAGGCCTTGCCCGACGCCGCGCGCCCCGAGATCCGCATCGTGGACTACGCCGATGCGTCCCAGCTGAGCGAGGCGGCGACGGGCTGCGATGCCGCGATCCATCTGGTCGGCATCCTCAAGGAGACGAAGCACAACCGCTACGAGAACGCGCACGAACGCCCCTGCGAAGCACTCGCGCAGGCGGCCGAAGCCGCGGGGCTCCGCCGTGTCGTATCGCTTTCCATCCTCGGTTCCGACGAGCGCTCGTCGAACGCCTGCCTCGCATCACGCGCACGCGCCGACTCGATCCTGCTCGCCGCGAAGACGCCAGCGGTCGTGATCCGGGTGCCGATGGTGCTCGGCGAGGGCGACGCCGCGTCGGCGGCGCTCCTGCGTCAGTCGAAGGGCCCCAGCACGAAGCTCGTGCGCGGAGGGGCCACCCTCGAACAACCGATCGCCGCGCGCGACGTCGTGTCGGCGCTCCTCGCTGCCGTCGACCGCCCGGGCATCGAAGACCGGGTCCTCGACCTGGCCGGCCCCGAGTCGCTCTCGCACCGCGAGCTCGTGCTGCGCGCGGCCAACGTGCTGGGCACCGAAGTCACGATCGGCAGCCTGCCCGGCGCGGCAGCGAAGGGCTTCGCCTGGCTGATGGAGAAGCTGAGCAGCGACCCGCCGCTCACGTCGGCCATGCTCGGCGTCCTCGAGCACGACGATCAGATCGATCCCTCCCCGGCCTGCGAGCAGCTCGGGATCACCTTGACTCCCCTCGACGACGCCCTGCGCGAGGCGTTCGCGGAGACCCCTGCATGA
- a CDS encoding GNAT family N-acetyltransferase, whose product MSETQVREADLDDPAEVAAVVEIIDSYARGPGGRNQALSEAERAAMGPGLRAHPAAFVLLAYRGDGAVGVAVCVWGFSTFAGKPSLNVHDLAVLPDHQGQGVGQALLAEAERRLVARDGCKLTLEVHDSNEGAKRLYRRFGFGPWEPATLFVSKPVGGA is encoded by the coding sequence ATGAGCGAGACCCAGGTCCGCGAGGCAGATCTCGACGACCCCGCCGAGGTCGCGGCGGTGGTCGAAATCATCGACTCCTACGCGCGCGGTCCCGGCGGCCGCAACCAGGCCCTGTCGGAGGCGGAGCGCGCCGCGATGGGTCCTGGCCTGCGTGCCCACCCGGCCGCCTTCGTGCTGCTCGCCTACCGCGGCGACGGCGCCGTGGGCGTCGCGGTGTGCGTGTGGGGCTTCTCCACCTTCGCGGGGAAACCGTCGCTCAACGTGCACGATCTCGCGGTACTGCCCGACCATCAGGGCCAGGGCGTCGGCCAGGCGCTGCTCGCGGAAGCCGAACGGCGCCTCGTGGCGCGCGACGGCTGCAAGCTGACCCTCGAGGTCCACGACTCGAACGAGGGCGCGAAGCGGCTCTACCGACGCTTCGGCTTCGGGCCCTGGGAACCCGCGACGCTCTTCGTGTCGAAACCGGTTGGTGGCGCGTGA
- a CDS encoding DUF1214 domain-containing protein → MKRRDFLKTGAAAGALPWMGVLAAQAAQADDHGDASAAAFAELAELLGQIERDFIGPERRMNTADERAAGRFFLAHAVQHAFQFWFEADGKRPMFRRWHTLDKKLLGDNPDAVYYGSPIDPSGSYRIHGNVHGATYTSFTIEGGNADGGPSKRLVSTLNDTEFDVAPDGSYEILLSAQEPASGPRNWLRLEPDAGAITTRHYFEWERSAAADPTLHMPIWIEPEESPGPAPVMDDAAVAAGVRRAIRFLRSVTVDFPNFTPEQQPPWVSAKPNQFTNPKPDAGNVEIGYAAKDNVYRQAVYLLQPNQALEIRGRFPRCRFANVMLWNMHLQTPPYRYRQVSLNRKQVQYESDGSFKIVIAHEDPGTPNWLDTAGQPMGTIFWRFLLPDEAPTALRTRVVRL, encoded by the coding sequence GTGAAGCGACGCGACTTCCTGAAGACGGGTGCCGCCGCCGGCGCGCTGCCGTGGATGGGCGTGCTCGCAGCCCAGGCTGCGCAGGCCGACGATCACGGCGATGCCTCCGCGGCGGCCTTCGCCGAGCTGGCCGAGCTCCTCGGCCAGATCGAACGGGACTTCATCGGGCCCGAGCGGCGCATGAACACCGCCGACGAGCGGGCCGCCGGGCGCTTCTTCCTCGCCCACGCGGTGCAGCATGCGTTCCAGTTCTGGTTCGAGGCCGACGGCAAGCGCCCGATGTTCCGACGCTGGCACACCCTCGACAAGAAACTCCTGGGCGACAACCCGGACGCCGTCTACTACGGCTCGCCGATCGACCCCAGCGGGTCCTACCGCATCCACGGCAACGTCCACGGCGCCACCTACACTTCGTTCACGATCGAAGGCGGCAACGCGGACGGCGGCCCGTCGAAGCGCCTGGTCTCGACGCTCAACGACACCGAGTTCGATGTCGCGCCCGACGGCAGCTACGAGATCCTGCTGTCCGCGCAGGAACCCGCGAGCGGCCCGCGCAACTGGCTGCGGCTCGAACCCGACGCCGGCGCCATCACGACGCGCCACTACTTCGAGTGGGAACGTTCGGCGGCCGCCGATCCGACCCTGCACATGCCGATCTGGATCGAGCCCGAGGAGTCCCCCGGCCCCGCGCCCGTGATGGACGACGCCGCCGTGGCCGCAGGCGTACGGCGCGCGATCCGCTTCCTGCGCAGCGTGACCGTCGACTTCCCCAACTTCACCCCGGAGCAGCAGCCGCCCTGGGTGTCGGCGAAGCCGAACCAGTTCACGAACCCGAAGCCCGACGCCGGCAATGTCGAGATTGGCTACGCGGCGAAGGACAACGTCTACCGACAGGCGGTCTACCTGCTCCAGCCGAACCAGGCGCTCGAGATCCGCGGACGGTTCCCACGCTGTCGCTTCGCGAACGTGATGCTCTGGAACATGCACCTGCAGACGCCGCCCTACCGCTACCGGCAGGTGTCGCTCAACCGCAAGCAGGTCCAGTACGAGAGCGACGGCTCCTTCAAGATCGTCATCGCGCACGAGGACCCGGGCACGCCCAACTGGCTCGACACCGCCGGCCAACCCATGGGCACCATCTTCTGGCGCTTCCTCCTCCCCGACGAAGCCCCGACCGCCCTCCGCACCCGCGTCGTCCGCTTGTAG
- a CDS encoding MFS transporter has translation MFPLCFFAFFVFGTVLVLVGANQASLEAALALDLAESGLLASALALGLGVGVVAAGPIFDRYPRRPLFVGAALLAAVALLGVDEGMSYGRWLAHLVALGVGIGLYDTLISAVAVQHYGAQAGRPMLILHGAATLGAVVAPPVVAWISAQADFTQSFAAVGWAHVAVAAWAACVPLPAPPPRTPDDETAASDPPGWHRWAPLVPLALVAFAYVGVEAALTIFTVPYALFLGLAERDGQLGISGLWLGLLAGRFGMLALRNALDPRVLFFAGAGSALLWAAATSLEWTALSGVLFGVGAALGSVYPVMIGLAGQRYPDARGMAAGLAAGAGALGGFAIPWVSGALADRFGIVLGFGSLALWCAVVAAAALWARRNAR, from the coding sequence GTGTTCCCGCTCTGCTTCTTCGCATTCTTCGTCTTCGGCACGGTGCTCGTGCTGGTCGGGGCGAACCAGGCGAGCCTCGAGGCCGCACTCGCCCTCGACCTCGCCGAGAGCGGCCTGTTGGCGTCGGCGCTGGCGCTCGGACTCGGCGTGGGCGTGGTGGCCGCGGGTCCGATCTTCGACCGCTACCCGCGTCGGCCGCTCTTCGTCGGGGCCGCGCTGTTGGCCGCGGTGGCCCTGCTCGGGGTCGACGAGGGCATGTCCTACGGACGCTGGCTGGCGCATCTGGTCGCGCTGGGCGTCGGTATCGGGCTCTACGACACGCTGATCAGCGCGGTGGCAGTCCAACACTACGGCGCGCAGGCCGGGCGTCCCATGCTGATCTTGCACGGAGCGGCCACGCTCGGCGCCGTCGTCGCACCGCCGGTCGTGGCGTGGATCAGCGCCCAGGCCGATTTCACCCAGAGCTTCGCGGCGGTCGGCTGGGCCCACGTCGCGGTCGCGGCCTGGGCGGCCTGCGTCCCGCTGCCCGCACCGCCGCCGAGAACCCCCGACGACGAGACCGCTGCGTCGGATCCGCCGGGTTGGCATCGCTGGGCGCCGCTGGTTCCGCTGGCGCTGGTCGCCTTCGCCTACGTCGGCGTCGAGGCCGCGCTCACGATCTTCACCGTGCCCTACGCGCTCTTCCTCGGACTCGCCGAACGCGACGGGCAGCTCGGGATCAGCGGGCTCTGGCTCGGTCTCCTTGCCGGTCGGTTCGGGATGCTGGCGCTGCGCAATGCACTCGACCCGCGCGTGCTCTTCTTCGCGGGTGCCGGTTCCGCGCTGCTCTGGGCCGCCGCGACCTCGCTCGAGTGGACGGCCCTGTCGGGAGTGCTCTTCGGTGTGGGCGCGGCCCTCGGTAGCGTGTACCCGGTGATGATCGGTCTCGCGGGTCAACGGTATCCGGATGCGCGCGGCATGGCGGCCGGCTTGGCCGCCGGGGCGGGTGCGCTCGGGGGCTTCGCGATTCCGTGGGTCTCGGGCGCCCTCGCCGACCGCTTCGGCATCGTGCTGGGCTTCGGGAGCCTGGCACTATGGTGCGCGGTGGTCGCGGCGGCGGCCCTGTGGGCCCGGCGGAACGCGCGGTGA
- a CDS encoding cysteine desulfurase, with amino-acid sequence MSFDVAAVRRDFPILSREVRGKPLVFLDSAASAQKPKVVVDAMSDLYLAHYANVHRGVYQLSAEATDMLEAARDKVAAFLGAKDRREIIFVRNATEALNLVAYSYARHHVGPGDEILVTHMEHHANFVPWQVLCEEKGATLRVAPIDDRGVLILDEFEKLLSPRTKLAAVAHVSNVLGTINPMRPIAARCRAAGVPLVVDGAQAVPHQKVNVQELDCDFYTFSGHKLFGPSGVGVLWGRAELLEAMPPFMTGGSMIASVTLEKTTFADIPQRFEAGTPDIGCIVGLGAAIDYVEGLGLDAVAQYEHELLAYAEERLAEVPGLRIIGTAPQKAAVLSLVMDDVHPHDLGTILDTEGIAVRTGHHCAQPLMERFDVPATARASLALYNDKSDVDALVAGLLHAREVFA; translated from the coding sequence ATGAGCTTCGATGTCGCCGCAGTCCGGCGCGACTTCCCGATCCTCTCGCGCGAAGTGCGCGGCAAGCCGCTGGTGTTCCTGGACAGCGCGGCCAGCGCCCAGAAGCCGAAGGTGGTGGTCGACGCGATGAGCGACCTCTACCTGGCGCACTACGCCAACGTGCACCGCGGCGTCTACCAGCTTTCGGCCGAGGCCACCGACATGCTCGAGGCCGCGCGCGACAAGGTGGCGGCCTTCCTCGGCGCCAAGGATCGCCGCGAGATCATCTTCGTGCGCAACGCGACCGAAGCGCTGAACCTCGTCGCCTACAGCTACGCGCGCCACCACGTGGGTCCGGGCGACGAGATCCTGGTGACCCACATGGAGCACCACGCGAACTTCGTACCGTGGCAGGTGCTCTGCGAAGAGAAGGGAGCCACGCTGCGCGTGGCCCCGATCGACGACCGGGGCGTCCTGATCCTCGACGAGTTCGAGAAGCTGCTCTCGCCGCGCACGAAGCTCGCCGCCGTCGCCCACGTCTCGAACGTGCTCGGCACGATCAACCCGATGCGCCCGATCGCAGCGCGCTGCCGCGCCGCCGGCGTCCCGCTGGTCGTCGACGGCGCCCAGGCGGTCCCGCACCAGAAGGTCAACGTCCAGGAGCTCGACTGCGACTTCTACACCTTCTCGGGCCACAAGCTCTTCGGCCCCTCGGGCGTGGGCGTCTTGTGGGGACGCGCGGAGCTGCTGGAGGCCATGCCCCCGTTCATGACCGGCGGCTCGATGATCGCCTCGGTGACCCTCGAGAAGACCACCTTCGCCGACATTCCCCAGCGCTTCGAAGCGGGCACGCCCGACATTGGCTGCATCGTCGGCCTCGGCGCCGCGATCGACTACGTCGAGGGCCTCGGCCTCGACGCCGTCGCCCAGTACGAGCACGAACTCCTCGCCTACGCCGAAGAGCGTCTCGCCGAGGTGCCCGGTCTGCGCATCATCGGCACCGCGCCCCAGAAGGCCGCCGTACTGTCGCTGGTGATGGACGACGTCCACCCCCACGACCTGGGCACGATCCTCGACACCGAGGGCATCGCCGTCCGCACCGGCCACCACTGCGCCCAGCCGCTGATGGAACGCTTCGACGTCCCGGCGACGGCCCGGGCGTCGCTCGCGCTCTACAACGACAAGAGCGACGTCGACGCCCTGGTCGCCGGACTGCTTCATGCCCGCGAGGTCTTCGCCTGA
- the sufU gene encoding Fe-S cluster assembly sulfur transfer protein SufU, which produces MSDELRELYQSVILDHNKRPRNFGAPEDANRHAEGHNPLCGDQLTIHVTLADGVVQDVGFEGQGCAISKASASLMTEAVKGMPADEAEQLFTAFHDLVTSDPRSEPEDEGLGKLAVFGGVREFPMRVKCATLCWHTLRSALSDGDVVTTE; this is translated from the coding sequence ATGTCCGACGAGCTCCGTGAGCTCTACCAGTCCGTGATCCTCGACCACAACAAGCGGCCGCGGAACTTCGGCGCGCCGGAAGACGCGAATCGCCACGCCGAGGGTCACAACCCGCTGTGCGGCGATCAGCTGACCATCCACGTGACCCTCGCGGACGGCGTGGTGCAGGACGTCGGCTTCGAAGGCCAGGGCTGCGCGATCTCGAAGGCCTCGGCCTCGCTGATGACCGAGGCGGTGAAAGGCATGCCCGCAGACGAAGCGGAGCAGCTCTTCACGGCGTTTCACGACCTCGTCACCTCCGACCCGCGCAGCGAGCCGGAAGACGAGGGGCTCGGCAAGCTCGCCGTCTTCGGCGGCGTGCGCGAGTTCCCGATGCGCGTGAAGTGCGCGACCCTCTGCTGGCACACCCTGCGCTCGGCGCTCTCCGACGGCGACGTCGTCACTACCGAATAG